The Conexivisphaera calida genome includes a region encoding these proteins:
- a CDS encoding 4Fe-4S dicluster domain-containing protein, which produces MSTTTSASANPMQAFGNTKPCSKWGMVIKIDQCLGCMACTAACAFENETPFWEELWRTHVEDLELGTYPNTQRMFIPRLCMQCENPPCYYVCPTGATQIVDGGIVVVDEYKCMGCEYCVEACPYGARYMYTYEDIQKAKEYYGDNAIHVVPHVDKCTYCYGTAPDDTNTPACVRTCVGGARIFGCLDDPNSEVSRLAETGQAVALNPQLNVQPHTLYVLSKKANGGGGI; this is translated from the coding sequence ATGAGCACGACCACCAGCGCCAGCGCGAATCCGATGCAGGCATTCGGCAACACAAAGCCGTGCAGCAAGTGGGGGATGGTGATCAAGATAGATCAGTGCCTCGGGTGCATGGCGTGCACCGCGGCATGCGCGTTCGAGAACGAGACCCCGTTCTGGGAGGAACTGTGGAGGACCCACGTGGAGGACCTTGAGCTCGGGACCTATCCGAATACCCAGAGAATGTTCATACCCAGGCTGTGCATGCAGTGCGAGAACCCGCCGTGCTACTACGTATGTCCGACCGGAGCTACGCAGATAGTGGATGGCGGAATAGTCGTGGTCGATGAATACAAGTGCATGGGATGTGAGTACTGCGTCGAGGCGTGCCCCTACGGCGCTAGGTACATGTACACATACGAGGACATACAGAAGGCGAAGGAATACTACGGCGATAACGCCATACACGTGGTGCCGCACGTCGATAAGTGCACGTACTGCTATGGCACTGCGCCGGACGACACCAACACGCCGGCGTGTGTCAGGACTTGCGTGGGAGGTGCCAGAATATTCGGGTGCTTGGACGATCCCAACTCGGAGGTGTCCAGGCTGGCCGAGACGGGACAGGCCGTGGCGCTCAATCCTCAGCTGAACGTGCAACCGCATACGCTTTATGTTCTCAGCAAGAAGGCCAATGGAGGTGGGGGCATATGA
- a CDS encoding TorD/DmsD family molecular chaperone codes for MGIAHSYKAMSLLLGGPRYHGELRRILDSVDDQELRGLLLDVLGRCESANPDVPRTQYTSCFVANIGGVPCPPYESWYREGRIHGRVVYDLLTWYRKHGVAPTTVPEDHAAAVLEFAAVLYGTGSADDGDRFVREHVLTWMGRLADDIINKCSDECIKSLGRALSGFISHEAERLKYSP; via the coding sequence ATGGGCATAGCGCACTCCTACAAGGCCATGTCGCTTCTGCTAGGTGGTCCTAGATATCATGGGGAGCTCCGGAGAATACTGGACTCCGTGGACGACCAAGAGCTTCGGGGCCTACTCCTCGACGTGCTCGGGCGCTGCGAATCGGCGAATCCCGACGTGCCGAGGACGCAGTACACGTCGTGCTTCGTGGCGAACATCGGCGGCGTGCCGTGTCCCCCGTACGAGTCCTGGTACAGGGAGGGTCGCATCCATGGCAGGGTTGTATACGACCTGTTGACCTGGTACAGAAAGCACGGCGTGGCGCCCACGACGGTCCCGGAGGATCACGCAGCGGCGGTGCTGGAGTTCGCCGCGGTGTTGTACGGCACTGGCTCCGCCGACGATGGCGACCGGTTCGTAAGAGAGCACGTCCTCACGTGGATGGGCAGACTTGCGGATGACATAATCAACAAATGCTCCGATGAGTGTATCAAGTCGCTCGGCAGGGCGCTGTCCGGATTCATCTCACATGAGGCCGAGAGGTTGAAATATTCACCGTGA
- a CDS encoding molybdopterin-dependent oxidoreductase: MSDGASGNKGSGISVDRRDFLKLSGAVAGSAALLYAAKKLSAGFDLNFLSLMPQSGYDVETLQPNWTYTYVPGICGICSSTCDVITTVEKSPDGSYVRAIEIDGNPLSPLNKGKVCARGRSGAFLTYNKDRIKTPLIRTGPKGTWSFKEATWEEAVGYILNTMKQNNVQPYEIILGGGAIPCSNYRPQFIPFMFASQVPNMAGSPMQPCIYGEHLGINLTMGTFDIHGSDLMDDFTYSSLIVVWGDNGNPAGIFVNRAHRLGEGLDNGAFMIVIDPRQSEAASKADLWVPVKPGSDLAVAMYIVNYIISNGYYDSDFVRYYTDLPFLVVDEGNGLLRPLAEEYSDGTVKAFYVYDEIRGGLAKVPPFTNTNMYDVDGNRIIPALSPQGATYNGQQVYTAFQKLAERVSSYTVDYASAVSGVDSSILEEVARRMATTRPMDIATGQKGQWGSYTTQFRKAVAAIMALTGNVDRRGAWVYSGVYRERMSALNDAYSSAVSSGTPPGILIQRPGILEQVPYVTLPGLILNAFATIYAFHNPGFWVHGYPSIDEILNQNLVSQGLKPAAAFTMFPDAGIYEALQGQLTWKGATYKPKMAILCCVNPAKDFQESEWKEILSNLFVVSMDILPTDTTLYADVILPDATYLEREEPFWDDSAALDYYYRTRNQAVPRVFPQTVPNLDIILMMAYEMGILEQYVAQMAAGNGLPYDQLLSAVQSNLQKYMGYLQQYGAYPRTGGIIADSWRQVQSSIFAQVLNTTPDQVMSTLESQGVLPVKTYDDFSSANQLIPYGMPAATPTGRIEVYSTLLYYYVVKTYGYDPTWDPLLAYVPPNWNAGYAVNPGTYVAPSAPYNDPSFEPTPPEFFLDYFKIPPIAYTYMTDNPMTYAITENGYHKNIYQYIWINPASAAQLGINEGDWIAVVSKLTGAKVVARAHLTNWIRPDTVGLPDPWGQNNPALSYSTRALDSFGNKGMTNLWTKSYDPLTAHRMMQQQTVEVRPATSNEVQEYTALASATTTLPSEEDIQPDMSPTGGEL, from the coding sequence GTGAGCGACGGGGCGTCTGGTAATAAGGGATCGGGCATCTCGGTCGACAGGCGCGACTTCCTCAAGTTATCGGGCGCGGTGGCGGGATCCGCGGCCCTCCTGTACGCGGCGAAGAAGCTCTCCGCCGGCTTTGACCTGAACTTCCTATCACTCATGCCGCAGAGCGGATACGACGTCGAGACCCTGCAGCCAAACTGGACCTACACATACGTGCCGGGGATCTGCGGAATATGCTCCTCCACGTGCGACGTGATAACGACCGTGGAGAAGTCGCCGGACGGAAGCTACGTGCGGGCCATAGAGATAGATGGAAATCCCCTTTCTCCCCTGAACAAGGGAAAGGTGTGCGCCAGGGGGAGATCCGGGGCATTCCTGACCTACAACAAGGACAGGATAAAGACCCCCCTGATAAGGACAGGGCCGAAGGGAACCTGGTCCTTCAAGGAGGCCACGTGGGAGGAGGCGGTCGGCTACATACTCAACACGATGAAGCAGAACAACGTGCAGCCATATGAGATTATACTGGGCGGCGGAGCAATACCGTGCTCCAACTATCGTCCCCAGTTCATACCATTCATGTTCGCCTCACAGGTGCCGAACATGGCCGGCAGCCCCATGCAGCCCTGCATATACGGCGAGCACCTGGGGATAAACCTGACCATGGGCACATTCGACATACACGGCTCCGACCTGATGGACGACTTCACGTACTCATCGCTGATAGTCGTCTGGGGCGACAACGGGAACCCCGCTGGAATATTCGTCAACAGGGCCCACAGGCTCGGCGAGGGCCTCGACAACGGCGCCTTCATGATAGTCATAGACCCCAGGCAGAGCGAGGCCGCCTCCAAGGCGGACCTCTGGGTTCCAGTGAAGCCCGGGAGCGACCTGGCGGTCGCCATGTACATAGTAAACTACATAATAAGCAATGGTTACTACGATTCCGACTTCGTCAGGTACTACACGGACCTCCCGTTCCTCGTGGTGGATGAGGGAAACGGGCTCCTGAGGCCGCTTGCTGAGGAATACTCGGACGGCACCGTGAAGGCATTTTACGTGTACGATGAGATAAGGGGAGGACTGGCGAAGGTGCCGCCCTTCACGAACACGAACATGTACGACGTCGACGGGAACAGGATAATACCAGCCCTCAGTCCGCAGGGTGCGACGTACAACGGGCAGCAGGTGTACACTGCCTTCCAGAAGCTGGCCGAGAGGGTCTCAAGCTACACGGTGGACTATGCGTCCGCGGTGTCGGGCGTGGACTCCTCGATCTTGGAGGAGGTGGCGCGCCGGATGGCCACGACGCGCCCGATGGACATAGCCACCGGCCAGAAGGGACAGTGGGGTAGCTACACCACCCAGTTCAGGAAGGCGGTTGCAGCCATAATGGCCCTCACAGGCAACGTGGACCGCAGGGGCGCCTGGGTGTACTCCGGCGTCTACAGGGAGCGCATGAGCGCACTGAACGACGCATATAGCTCAGCAGTGAGCTCCGGTACCCCGCCCGGGATCCTGATCCAGAGGCCCGGGATCCTCGAGCAGGTACCATACGTAACTCTACCGGGCCTGATCCTGAACGCGTTCGCCACCATCTACGCGTTCCACAACCCGGGCTTCTGGGTACATGGATATCCATCAATCGATGAGATACTGAACCAGAACCTGGTCTCACAGGGCCTGAAGCCCGCTGCTGCCTTCACAATGTTCCCGGACGCGGGCATCTATGAGGCGCTGCAGGGACAGCTGACGTGGAAGGGCGCCACGTACAAGCCGAAGATGGCGATACTCTGCTGCGTGAACCCTGCGAAGGACTTCCAGGAGTCCGAGTGGAAGGAGATACTCTCGAACCTCTTCGTGGTGTCCATGGACATATTGCCAACGGACACGACGCTCTACGCGGACGTCATACTCCCTGACGCCACCTATCTGGAGAGGGAGGAGCCGTTCTGGGATGACTCCGCCGCGCTCGACTACTACTACAGAACCAGGAACCAGGCCGTTCCCAGAGTGTTCCCCCAGACTGTACCGAACTTGGACATAATACTGATGATGGCCTACGAGATGGGGATCCTGGAGCAGTATGTAGCCCAGATGGCCGCCGGGAACGGGCTCCCATACGATCAGCTCCTATCCGCGGTGCAGTCAAACCTCCAGAAGTACATGGGATACCTACAGCAGTACGGCGCCTACCCCAGGACTGGGGGAATAATAGCCGACTCGTGGAGGCAGGTCCAGTCCTCAATCTTCGCCCAGGTCCTCAACACGACCCCAGATCAGGTCATGAGCACCCTCGAGTCCCAGGGCGTCCTGCCCGTGAAGACCTACGATGATTTCAGCTCCGCGAACCAGCTGATACCCTACGGAATGCCCGCGGCCACGCCGACCGGCAGGATAGAGGTATACAGCACGTTGCTCTACTACTACGTGGTCAAGACATATGGATACGATCCCACGTGGGATCCCCTCCTGGCCTATGTGCCGCCGAACTGGAACGCCGGCTACGCGGTGAATCCTGGCACCTACGTGGCGCCGAGCGCGCCCTACAACGACCCGTCATTCGAGCCCACCCCGCCCGAGTTCTTCCTCGATTACTTCAAGATACCCCCGATAGCCTACACGTACATGACTGACAATCCCATGACCTACGCGATAACCGAGAACGGATATCACAAGAACATATATCAGTACATATGGATAAATCCTGCGTCGGCCGCGCAGCTCGGCATAAACGAGGGCGACTGGATAGCGGTTGTGAGCAAGCTGACCGGCGCCAAGGTGGTAGCGCGCGCTCATCTCACGAACTGGATAAGGCCGGACACCGTGGGGCTTCCTGATCCATGGGGACAGAATAACCCCGCGCTCTCCTATTCCACGAGGGCGCTGGACAGCTTCGGCAACAAGGGAATGACGAATCTATGGACCAAGTCGTACGATCCGCTCACGGCGCACAGGATGATGCAGCAGCAGACGGTGGAGGTGAGGCCCGCGACCTCGAACGAGGTCCAGGAGTACACCGCGCTGGCGTCCGCGACCACCACGCTGCCCTCGGAGGAGGATATTCAACCGGACATGAGCCCGACGGGAGGTGAGCTATGA
- the nrfD gene encoding NrfD/PsrC family molybdoenzyme membrane anchor subunit — protein sequence MNKAKTLAFTLLFLIIGGALMLYGLSLEVPNYAPVRWGLLVIGYVFFGVLGTGVSTYNSLYRAFKWGNQEGNPLHKLSSRLEWLALALLVPGWIMVFASVYKPMETTYIYTSFNPYSRIAWNGVLYLLVGVGIILSILALMGEKKDTDRPIWNKVIKLIAAADVGIILYTIAADLILDANLGAVFGYLSTWVLDFGAFVPMMYVVLSFYGGIAALSLVSYAYWALSRKDDGGWVKSVARDGLIATLALSFMFAWWMWIMMTNQEAWPWTSLLYSGPYFKLLWDAVVFAGLLVPIVSYLVATFKSNRHALLIGSIGSLVGMFSIVYTSVIIPQIITWYYSNSPISPSGSTWLYELRTYLNGASPYSLLQFTIIPHDLYIFVGGAIFFMAMVGLGALLLPLEEDEKPRHWFFR from the coding sequence ATGAATAAGGCCAAGACTCTGGCGTTCACGCTCCTCTTCCTGATCATTGGAGGAGCTCTCATGCTGTACGGCCTGAGCTTAGAGGTCCCCAACTATGCTCCCGTGAGGTGGGGGCTCCTCGTGATAGGTTACGTGTTCTTCGGGGTGCTGGGAACCGGCGTCAGCACGTACAACTCACTCTACAGGGCGTTCAAGTGGGGAAACCAGGAGGGCAATCCACTGCACAAGCTGTCGTCTAGGCTGGAGTGGCTGGCGCTAGCGCTACTCGTGCCGGGTTGGATAATGGTCTTCGCGTCCGTCTACAAGCCGATGGAGACGACCTACATCTACACCAGCTTCAATCCCTACTCCAGGATAGCGTGGAACGGCGTACTCTACTTGCTGGTCGGCGTGGGGATAATACTGAGCATATTGGCGCTGATGGGTGAGAAGAAGGACACTGACAGACCCATCTGGAACAAAGTGATAAAGTTGATCGCCGCGGCCGACGTGGGCATAATACTCTACACGATTGCGGCTGACCTGATATTGGACGCAAACCTCGGAGCTGTCTTCGGGTATCTCTCGACATGGGTGCTCGACTTCGGGGCGTTCGTGCCCATGATGTACGTGGTCCTTTCATTCTACGGCGGCATAGCGGCGCTCTCGCTCGTCAGCTATGCGTACTGGGCGCTGAGCAGAAAGGACGACGGCGGGTGGGTGAAGTCGGTCGCCAGGGACGGCCTGATAGCGACGCTGGCCCTGTCATTCATGTTCGCCTGGTGGATGTGGATAATGATGACCAACCAGGAGGCGTGGCCGTGGACGTCGCTGCTCTACAGTGGCCCATACTTCAAGCTCCTCTGGGACGCAGTGGTGTTCGCCGGATTACTCGTTCCCATAGTATCCTACCTAGTCGCCACGTTCAAGAGCAATCGCCATGCGCTACTGATCGGAAGCATAGGTTCCCTGGTCGGAATGTTCTCAATAGTCTACACCTCCGTGATAATACCGCAGATAATCACTTGGTACTACAGCAACTCTCCTATATCGCCATCCGGCTCAACGTGGCTCTACGAGCTCAGGACGTACCTCAACGGCGCCTCCCCCTACTCCCTGCTGCAGTTCACCATAATACCCCACGATCTCTACATATTCGTGGGAGGCGCGATATTCTTCATGGCAATGGTCGGGCTGGGAGCTCTGTTGCTGCCGCTGGAAGAGGACGAGAAGCCTAGGCACTGGTTCTTCAGGTGA